A region of the Litchfieldia alkalitelluris genome:
TTCAAATTCTGGAATGGTAACATGCTTTTCAACTTCATAAGCAAGCTTATACAATTCCCAGCTCGCCCACGGGCCGTCTTCATCAATGCGCTGCAAAAAGCCGTCTTCCCATGTATGATCAAACTCGGTCGTGACCTTCAACATTTTTCAGTCCTTTCACGTTAGTTTGCTAGATAATTCACCAATATACAGGTGAAACCGAATGAGTATATTTAATATGTAATTGATTGTGTGTAAAACACGAACGATACTTAAAGAAAATATTGTTTCGTTCATGTAAAATGTTATTGCCCAATGTACTCTTTTAATGGTAGGATGAGATTAGCAAAAAGTTGTCACAAATTAGACTATATTAGGATAGTATTACCAAGTTTCCCAAAATTATATATGCGCGGATGAGAACTAGGGGAGAGACTGCCAAATTGGTGGCGCCGAAGGAGCAAGTGGGAAGACCATGAATCTCTCAGGCAAAAAGACTCTATTTTGACGCAACTCTGGAGAGTGTCTATTTTATAAGAAGTAGACCACCAAAGGGGAAAGCCGAAAAAACGGTAAACTTTCAGGTGCCAGGACAGAGAACCTTCATATTAGTTATGGGGTTTCTCTGTCCTTTTTTGTGCATTAAAACAAAGATTTATAGGGGGATGGCACTTTGACTGAATTAAAACGCACACCATTATTTGATGTTTACGCTAAATATGGTGCAAAAACAATTGACTTTGGTGGCTGGGATCTTCCGGTTCAATTTTCTAGTATTAAGGATGAACACGAAGCGGTAAGAACGAAGGCTGGTTTATTCGATGTTTCTCATATGGGTGAAATCGAAGTAAAAGGTACTGATAGTCTTGAGTATCTTCAAAAAATGATGACAAATGATGTTTCTCTATTAAAAGACGGCGGTGCACAATACACTGCAATGTGTTATGAAAATGGCGGGACTGTAGATGATCTTTTAGTTTATAAAAAAGCTGACAATGATTATCTATTAGTTGTAAACGCAGCAAACATTGAAAAAGATTTCGCATGGTTACAAGAACATGTATCTGGTGATGTCAATGTTGTGAATATCTCAAATGAAGTTTCACAGCTTGCACTACAAGGTCCACTTGCTCAAACGGTTCTTCAAAAGTTAACATCAACAGACTTAAATGAAATTAAAGTGTTTAAATTCAAGGACAACGTTGAAGTGGCTGGTAAAAAAGCACTTGTATCTCGAACTGGGTATACAGGTGAGGATGGTTTTGAAGTATATTGCCATCATAGTGATGCGATTACCCTTTGGGATGAAATTTTAGCAGCAGGAAAAGAAGAAGGTGTACTTCCGATTGGACTTGGTGCACGTGATACATTACGTTTTGAAGCGAATCTAGCACTTTATGGCCAAGAGCTATCTAAGGACATAACGCCAATCGAAGCAGGAATTGGTTTTGCGGTTAAAACAAATAAAGAAGCAGATTTCTTCGGTAAAGCTGTTTTAAAGCAGCAAAAAGAAGAGGGTGCTCCTCGTAAGCTTGTTGGAATCGAGATGAT
Encoded here:
- the gcvT gene encoding glycine cleavage system aminomethyltransferase GcvT; amino-acid sequence: MTELKRTPLFDVYAKYGAKTIDFGGWDLPVQFSSIKDEHEAVRTKAGLFDVSHMGEIEVKGTDSLEYLQKMMTNDVSLLKDGGAQYTAMCYENGGTVDDLLVYKKADNDYLLVVNAANIEKDFAWLQEHVSGDVNVVNISNEVSQLALQGPLAQTVLQKLTSTDLNEIKVFKFKDNVEVAGKKALVSRTGYTGEDGFEVYCHHSDAITLWDEILAAGKEEGVLPIGLGARDTLRFEANLALYGQELSKDITPIEAGIGFAVKTNKEADFFGKAVLKQQKEEGAPRKLVGIEMIDKGIPRHGYEVFVGEEQVGEVTTGTQSPTLKKNIGLALIKTELASLGTEVEVQVRKKRLKAVVVATPFYKRPKK